Proteins encoded together in one Maricaulis maris window:
- a CDS encoding M24 family metallopeptidase: MNVIKTRRPGWRSALAILFSLGFSLPAQAQTTLPSAWDQSDWGLRDTELSSPELPPVLPLRERAALIDQVMEDRLDQLIPQIMREQGVAMWVLMAREYFEEPVVASMLDARSMAARRRTILVFFDPGEGQPVERLTVSRYGLAGLFEAAWDPDVQPDQWAAVADIIAERDPASIAINFSDLTAFGDGMTLSQYRAMTAALPELYRDRLVSGETLAVRWLETRVPSEVALYPAIVRTAHALIARAFSREVITPGQTTADDVVWWYRDELARLGLAPWFHPSVSIQRRGREGMLSGDETIQPGDLLWTDFGITYLRLNTDTQHLAYVLRPGETQAPEGLVDGLRNTNRVQDILLSHYEAGLSGNDILERTRADALAEGLDPSIYTHPIGLHGHGAGPAIGFWDNQAPTDRGAGPVNANTAWSIELTSFSEVAEWGGQRVDFRSEENAFFDGETIRFIDGRQTELTLIPSD; the protein is encoded by the coding sequence ATGAACGTGATCAAAACCCGTCGACCGGGATGGCGGAGCGCACTGGCCATCCTGTTTTCCCTTGGATTTTCGCTCCCGGCGCAAGCGCAGACGACCTTGCCGTCGGCCTGGGACCAGAGCGATTGGGGTCTGCGCGATACAGAGTTGTCCTCTCCGGAGCTGCCCCCTGTCCTGCCGCTCCGCGAGCGGGCCGCGCTCATCGATCAAGTCATGGAGGACCGCCTCGACCAGCTGATCCCGCAGATCATGCGCGAGCAAGGCGTTGCCATGTGGGTCTTGATGGCCCGTGAGTATTTCGAGGAGCCAGTGGTCGCCTCGATGCTGGACGCGCGCAGCATGGCCGCGAGACGCCGCACGATCCTGGTCTTTTTCGATCCGGGCGAGGGTCAGCCTGTCGAGCGCCTCACGGTCAGTCGCTACGGTCTCGCTGGCCTGTTCGAAGCCGCGTGGGATCCGGACGTTCAGCCTGACCAGTGGGCCGCCGTGGCCGACATCATCGCCGAGCGCGATCCGGCCAGTATTGCCATCAATTTCTCCGACCTGACCGCCTTTGGTGACGGCATGACGCTGAGCCAGTACCGGGCCATGACCGCCGCCCTGCCGGAGCTTTACCGGGACAGGCTTGTCTCTGGCGAAACGCTTGCCGTGCGCTGGTTGGAAACGCGTGTCCCGAGCGAGGTCGCGCTCTATCCGGCGATCGTGCGCACAGCTCACGCCCTGATCGCCCGGGCCTTCTCGCGCGAGGTGATCACACCGGGTCAGACCACCGCCGACGATGTCGTCTGGTGGTATCGTGACGAGCTTGCGCGGCTGGGTCTTGCACCCTGGTTCCATCCATCGGTCAGCATCCAGCGGCGGGGCCGCGAGGGCATGCTGAGCGGTGATGAAACCATCCAGCCCGGCGATCTGCTGTGGACCGATTTCGGCATCACCTATCTGCGTCTGAATACCGACACCCAGCACCTCGCCTATGTTCTCCGCCCCGGCGAGACGCAGGCTCCGGAAGGTCTGGTCGACGGCCTTCGGAATACCAACCGGGTCCAGGATATACTCCTGTCACACTACGAGGCCGGCCTCAGCGGCAATGACATTCTGGAACGAACCCGCGCCGACGCGCTGGCTGAAGGTCTCGACCCGTCCATCTATACGCATCCCATCGGCTTGCACGGCCATGGCGCCGGGCCGGCGATCGGGTTCTGGGACAATCAGGCGCCGACAGACCGGGGGGCCGGGCCGGTCAACGCCAACACAGCCTGGTCAATCGAACTGACGTCGTTCAGTGAGGTCGCGGAATGGGGCGGTCAGCGGGTTGATTTCAGGTCCGAGGAGAACGCTTTCTTCGATGGTGAGACAATCCGCTTCATCGACGGGCGCCAAACAGAGTTGACCCTGATCCCGTCAGACTGA
- a CDS encoding thioesterase family protein — translation MIELWRGCVNAWECDELGHFNVRFYLARASEALANLAEAAGLNPIHCPHALATLIPQDLHVRFLAEARPGAPLFIEGGFLGFDAATADIILTMRHAGTGKPAASLTLRVAHAAPDSATPFDWPARFAETVNALTVELPDYARPRGLAAGPSTLDAAWRTADALKLPVIGRGRFGPQEMDAFGTLRAEFLLGRVSDSVTNFAAAFPEEWAIHAGEPAGNIGSALLECMIHVHRWPRAGEGFAIRSGLKSAGPKVRNIVHWVLEPATGKPWWTMEGVAAPMDLDARKLAEIDPETRAKVEAAIVPGIEA, via the coding sequence ATGATCGAGCTCTGGCGTGGCTGCGTGAACGCCTGGGAGTGCGACGAACTCGGACATTTCAATGTCCGCTTCTACCTCGCGAGGGCCAGCGAGGCGCTGGCCAATCTGGCCGAGGCCGCCGGTCTCAACCCGATCCATTGCCCGCACGCCCTTGCCACACTGATCCCGCAAGACCTGCATGTGCGCTTCCTCGCCGAAGCCCGCCCGGGTGCCCCTCTCTTCATAGAGGGCGGCTTTCTCGGCTTTGACGCGGCCACCGCCGACATCATCCTGACCATGCGCCATGCCGGCACCGGCAAACCGGCGGCAAGCCTGACGCTCCGGGTTGCCCATGCCGCGCCGGACAGCGCAACCCCGTTCGATTGGCCCGCGCGCTTCGCCGAGACCGTCAACGCCCTCACCGTCGAGCTACCCGACTATGCCCGCCCACGCGGGCTTGCTGCCGGTCCGAGCACTCTGGATGCCGCCTGGCGCACTGCAGACGCGCTGAAGCTGCCGGTCATCGGGCGTGGCCGTTTCGGTCCACAGGAGATGGATGCGTTCGGAACCCTGCGCGCCGAATTCCTGCTCGGCCGGGTCTCCGACAGCGTCACCAATTTTGCCGCCGCCTTTCCGGAAGAATGGGCGATACATGCCGGTGAACCTGCCGGCAATATCGGCTCGGCCCTGCTGGAATGCATGATCCATGTCCACCGCTGGCCACGCGCCGGCGAAGGCTTCGCCATCCGCTCCGGCCTCAAATCAGCCGGCCCCAAGGTTCGCAATATCGTCCACTGGGTGCTCGAACCCGCAACGGGAAAGCCCTGGTGGACCATGGAAGGCGTCGCCGCCCCGATGGACCTGGACGCCCGCAAGCTGGCTGAGATTGATCCGGAAACCCGGGCGAAAGTGGAAGCGGCGATTGTGCCGGGGATCGAGGCCTGA
- a CDS encoding transcriptional repressor, with amino-acid sequence MTIDSLTTALVAAEAHCLERGEKLTPVRRRVLELVLEADGPVKAYDLLEALKPGPGSAKPPTVYRALDFLMTAGLVHKVEALNAFVGCSHAHDDGAAELYICSGCGAVEERHGAPLPTNAPDGFFIQRSVVEHFGQCANCHPG; translated from the coding sequence ATGACCATTGATTCCCTGACCACGGCGCTCGTCGCCGCCGAAGCCCACTGCCTGGAACGGGGCGAAAAGCTCACCCCGGTGCGCCGGCGGGTGCTCGAACTTGTGCTAGAAGCCGACGGGCCGGTGAAGGCCTATGACCTGCTCGAAGCCCTCAAGCCGGGTCCGGGCTCGGCCAAGCCACCGACCGTCTACCGGGCCCTCGACTTCCTGATGACCGCCGGCCTCGTCCACAAGGTCGAGGCGCTCAACGCGTTCGTCGGCTGCAGCCATGCCCATGATGACGGTGCCGCCGAGCTGTATATCTGTTCCGGTTGCGGTGCTGTCGAAGAGCGCCACGGCGCGCCCCTGCCGACCAATGCCCCCGACGGCTTCTTCATCCAGCGCTCGGTGGTCGAGCATTTCGGCCAGTGCGCCAACTGCCACCCCGGCTGA